One genomic segment of Oncorhynchus masou masou isolate Uvic2021 chromosome 16, UVic_Omas_1.1, whole genome shotgun sequence includes these proteins:
- the LOC135557290 gene encoding adhesion G protein-coupled receptor F5-like, which produces MNTTCGRSWMNQLQWGMDTLALGAATRMTATLIEKVGEVELDVYNIPLEDIHYLKFHVKSVTYPILISSVLIVTDINITTECSSDPSGFRCRCEDQYSWSCDQCSSDGSCGEIVDGKTCGCLNNYPSDGKFCQPITNLTACPSPTTTAEPSTTYGEILEIELDMTDISATLIDVLRASVSGLTYPVLISNVLSVTEVNFTTACYPNNTCRCEDQYGWSCDQCLSYGSCDNITDDSCGCIKAIPSYGPFCQPITNLMACTTPSPTPALPAEEKTENTLNLQFSMAITFDSNFNDENNAMFKDIDQTIKVIYKRNMRGFISAKLNRLKSGSVIADFTVITTIVDNVEIAKAKADIVSTLGEKYNIRFTCLNNTIFGSGQVNEIVVADCKLDEVGQKTAICQENGHFSVRENNCVLKEIENLFFYLSFFHHFKSTQALVGTGLPVFLERLRNSTFNLLDRIVASPATISTIVNILKNVAIVSRSTPINKPLMKNFLETAGVLTSKGAKASWDVLNTNLNKNESSAFLGTVETISNFLTDDFFDIETSRIILNKTTVNNSINNLFNLNSSVLIDIPASEASFNSITIITFDSLDNVLPARNSSSLNNSVNTINGKVVLVKVNGTVKNVTFRFDVLNKTQANHQCVFWNFNLFDGLGGWDDKGCELQSEKNGTVTCHCNHLTSFSILMSPSIPAVLRDALELITYIGVGISMGCLVVCLIIEMLVWNAVTGNNTSYMRHVSIVNIAVSLLIADIWFIIGAAISDNEKKDLPACSTATFFIHFFYLALFFWMLVSGLLLLYRTVMVFSHMSKPAMLAFSFSLGYGAPLIIAVITISVTAPGKQYIRDHDGVCWLKWTESKALLAFVIPALTIVVINLLILIVVLFKMLRRGVGDVTQPDERNALVVIARCLAILTPFFGTTWGLGVGTMTTPNNLGIHIVFAIFNSLQGLFILVFGTLLDKKIREALTGRSQVSSNRTRTTSAATSSSSGLGFFRIRRRNVFNVSAAPTSSTTGAS; this is translated from the exons atgaacaccacttgtggcaggagctggatgaaccagcttcagtgggggatggacaccttggccctGGGGGCTGCCactcgga TGACAGCAACCCTCATTGAGAAAGTTGGTGAAGTTGAGTTGGACGTCTATAATATTCCACTTGAAGACATACATTACCTAAAGTTCCATGTGAAAAGTGTAACCTACCCCATCCTGATCTCCAGTGTGTTAATTGTAACAGACATAAACATTACTACTG AATGCTCCTCAGACCCCAGTGGATTCAGGTGCAGATGTGAGGACCAGTATAGTTGGTCATGTGATCAGTGTTCCTCCGATGGGTCCTGTGGTGAAATCGTTGATGGCAAAACATGTGGATGCCTAAATAACTATCCTTCTGATGGAAAGTTCTGTCAGCCAATCACAA ATCTTACTGCTTGCCCAAGTCCAACTACTACAGCAG AGCCATCAACCACTTATGGGGAAATTCTTGAAATTGAGTTGGACATGACAGATATTTCAGCTACATTGATAGATGTACTTAGGGCAAGTGTGAGTGGCCTGACCTACCCTGTCCTGATCTCCAATGTGTTAAGTGTAACAGAGGTGAACTTCACTACTG CATGCTACCCAAACAACACATGCAGATGTGAGGATCAGTATGGTTGGTCATGTGACCAGTGTCTCTCTTATGGGTCCTGtgacaacatcactgatgactcCTGTGGATGTATCAAAGCCATTCCTTCTTATGGACCGTTTTGTCAGCCAATCACAA ATCTGATGGCTTGTACAACACCGTCTCCAACACCAG CTCTGCCAGCAGAAGAGAAAACAG aaAACACACTGAACCTACAATTTTCTATGGCTATCACCTTTGACTCTAACTTCAATGATGAAAATAATGCCATGTTTAAAGATATTGATCAAACT ATCAAAGTCATATATAAGAGAAACATGCGAGGCTTCATATCAGCAAAGTTAAACAGGTTAAA AAGTGGAAGTGTTATTGCAGATTTTACTGTTATAACAACAATTGTCGATAATGTGGAAATTGCAAAAGCAAAAGCGGATATTGTCTCAACACTTGGAGAAAAATATAACATAA GGTTTACCTGCTTGAATAATACGATCTTTGGCAGTGGACAAGTGAATGAGATAGTTGTAGCTGACTGCAAATTGGATGAAGTAGGTCAAAAGACTGCTATTTGTCAAGAAAATGGACATTTTTCAGTTCGGGAGAATAACTGTGTCTTAAAAGAAattgaaaacctgtttttttaTCTCAG TTTCTTTCATCACTTTAAATCCACACAGGCTTTAGTGGGGACTGGTCTTCCAGTTTTTTTGGAAAGACTCCGCAACAGCACTTTTAACCTCCTGGATAGAATAGTTGCATCACCTGCAACTATTTCTACTATTGTTAATATTCTAAAAAATGTTGCAATTGTGTCCCGAAGTACCCCAATAAACAAACCATTGATGAAG AATTTCCTGGAAACGGCAGGTGTACTTACTTCCAAAGGAGCAAAAGCCTCCTGGGATGTTCTAAACACCAACCTCAACAAAAACGAAAGCTCAGCCTTTCTGGGCACCGTTGAAACAATTTCCAATTTCCTTACCGATGACTTTTTTGACATAGAAACGTCAAGGATTATTTTAAACAAAACCACAGTCAACAACTCAATAAACAACTTATTCAATTTAAACTCATCTGTTCTGATAGACATACCGGCATCTGAAGCTTCCTTCAATTCAATCACCATAATAACATTTGACTCCTTGGATAATGTTTTACCTGCGAGAAACAGCAGCAGTCTGAACAACAGCGTCAACACCATCAACGGAAAAGTGGTTCTGGTGAAGGTGAATGGCACAGTCAAGAATGTGACGTTCCGTTTTGACGTACTGAACAAGACACAAGCCAATCATCAGTGTGTTTTCTGGAACTTCAACCTTTTTGACGGCCTTGGAGGATGGGATGATAAAGGATGTGAACTGCAGTCTGAAAAGAATGGCACTGTCACCTGTCACTGTAATCATCTGACCTCCTTCTCCATTTTGATGTCGCCTTCCATTCCAGCTGTGTTGCGTGACGCTTTGGAACTCATCACTTACATTGGAGTTGGCATATCAATGGGTTGCTTGGTCGTGTGTCTCATCATTGAGATGTTGGTATGGAATGCTGTGACTGGAAACAACACATCTTACATGCGTCATGTCTCTATAGTGAACATCGCCGTTTCCCTCCTGATTGCTGACATTTGGTTCATTATTGGTGCAGCAATTTCCGACAATGAAAAAAAAGATCTACCTGCGTGTTCCACAGCAACATTTTTCATCCACTTTTTCTACCTGGCTCTGTTTTTCTGGATGTTGGTCTCAGGCCTTTTGCTGCTCTACCGGACTGTCATGGTGTTCTCTCACATGTCTAAACCAGCAATGTTGGCCTTCAGTTTTTCTTTGGGCTATGGAGCTCCCCTCATCATTGCTGTCATAACTATCTCAGTGACAGCCCCAGGGAAACAATACATCAGAGATCATGATGGGGTTTGCTGGCTCAAATGGACAGAGTCAAAGGCCCTTCTGGCTTTTGTGATCCCTGCCCTGACCATAGTGGTCATCAACCTTTTGATCCTGATTGTGGTTCTGTTCAAAATGCTGAGGAGAGGTGTGGGGGATGTTACTCAGCCAGATGAGAGAAATGCTTTGGTGGTCATCGCCAGGTGTCTGGCCATTCTGACTCCCTTCTTTGGTACTACCTGGGGACTAGGAGTAGGAACCATGACTACACCAAACAATCTAGGAATCCATATTGTGTTTGCAATCTTCAATTCATTACAG GGTTTGTTCATCTTGGTATTTGGAACACTTTTGGACAAAAAG ATCCGGGAAGCTCTGACAGGAAGGTCACAAGTGTCCTCCAACCGCACAAGG ACCACAAGTGCTGCAACATCATCGTCAAGTGGTTTGGGATTTTTCCGGATACGGAGGAGAA ATGTTTTCAACGTTTCAGCAGCTCCAACATCCAGCACTACTGGTGCATCATAG